The Niastella koreensis GR20-10 genome includes a window with the following:
- a CDS encoding TolC family protein, translating to MKIADFKRFVIVFACAFYSVQQSKAQDTVRISLPDAEKQFTAKNLQLMAEKYNIDIARAQVLQARVYNNPNLQLVGNIYNPDQKKWFDVSNATGEYIANVQQLIILAGKRNKQIKLAQTNVLMAENRFYDLLRTLRFTLHSDFYQAGFLQQAIAAYQTPIASLQKLTANYGELQQKGVITLKEVVRVKSLLYNLQTEQTSLQNQLNDVEAELQLLLQNNKAWFVPDITVSAPNMGSIRQYQLPTLIDSAYANRYDLQLANNSLVYSQQNLSLQKAIAVPDLMSGVQFDKRGSFVNNATFFSVAMDLPFFNRNQGNIKAAKIAVDQSNTALTQQRLSVENEVQQAYGKALNTEKMLKTIDPSFQSDFDKLLKSITDNFEKKNISLLEFTDFYQSYKENVLQWNQLQNDRIQAVETLNFSIGKPIVNL from the coding sequence ATGAAAATCGCCGACTTCAAACGATTCGTGATCGTTTTTGCCTGCGCGTTTTATTCTGTTCAGCAGAGTAAGGCCCAGGATACGGTACGGATCTCGTTACCCGATGCGGAAAAACAGTTCACTGCCAAAAACCTCCAATTGATGGCAGAAAAGTACAACATCGACATCGCCCGCGCCCAGGTATTGCAAGCCCGGGTTTACAACAATCCAAACCTGCAGCTGGTAGGCAACATTTACAATCCCGACCAAAAGAAATGGTTCGATGTAAGCAATGCCACCGGTGAGTACATCGCCAACGTGCAACAATTGATTATCCTTGCCGGAAAACGCAACAAGCAGATCAAGCTGGCCCAAACAAATGTGCTGATGGCCGAGAACCGGTTTTACGACCTGCTGCGCACCCTGCGTTTTACCCTGCACAGCGATTTTTACCAGGCCGGTTTTCTGCAACAGGCCATCGCTGCGTACCAAACACCTATCGCCTCCCTGCAAAAGCTCACCGCCAATTACGGCGAGCTGCAACAAAAAGGCGTGATCACCCTCAAGGAAGTGGTGCGTGTTAAATCGCTTTTATACAACCTGCAAACAGAACAAACCTCCCTGCAAAATCAACTGAACGATGTAGAGGCCGAATTGCAGTTGCTGTTGCAGAACAATAAAGCCTGGTTTGTACCCGACATTACCGTTTCGGCCCCCAACATGGGCTCTATTCGTCAGTACCAGTTGCCCACCCTTATCGACAGCGCGTATGCCAACCGGTACGATCTGCAACTGGCCAACAATTCATTGGTGTATAGCCAGCAGAATTTAAGTCTGCAAAAAGCCATCGCTGTACCCGACCTCATGAGCGGCGTACAGTTTGATAAACGGGGTAGCTTCGTAAACAACGCCACCTTCTTTTCCGTGGCTATGGACCTTCCCTTTTTTAACCGCAACCAGGGCAATATAAAAGCCGCGAAGATCGCCGTTGATCAAAGCAATACCGCCCTTACCCAACAACGCCTATCGGTAGAGAATGAAGTGCAACAGGCCTATGGCAAAGCTTTGAACACCGAGAAAATGCTCAAGACCATCGACCCTAGTTTTCAAAGCGACTTCGACAAACTGCTGAAAAGCATCACCGATAATTTTGAAAAGAAAAACATCAGCTTACTCGAGTTCACCGATTTCTATCAATCCTATAAAGAAAATGTGCTGCAGTGGAATCAATTGCAGAACGATCGCATCCAGGCTGTAGAAACGTTGAACTTCTCTATAGGAAAACCCATCGTAAACCTCTAA